The Toxoplasma gondii ME49 chromosome XI, whole genome shotgun sequence region CGTCCGGCCCGTATATGACTTCGTCATCGCTGCCCTCTCAAACAGGCTCGAGGGATTATCAACCTGCGGCAGATCAAGATGTCGACTGTAAAAACTGGTGTCACGATTGGTCTCATGCCCGACTAGGCGTATGTGACTAGGGCGACCCCACCTTAAGAGGCCCTCAACTTCACGACCTGTTTTGGGACCCCTTCGTGCTGCTGCAACACTGTCAGCTCGGTCAGAGTCCCGTTGCTTCGACTGTATGTCATTCGCACTCGATGTCGTGAATGCATGTCTCCTCAAATTCAcattctttctcttttgacGAAAGTTCACCTTTTGGTCCCCAGCCGCACAAGTTCGTGCCGACAGGGTGTGAACGGATACCAACTGGTGACGCGCTGGCGAGTTGCTGACTCTGAAAGCACATCTCGGGGGACCGGCATTCTCGAGAGGAATTTGATGTTGTTGCACATCCTTGAAGATGGGGTCCCCCGTCTCATGCGAGTTTACTGGGATAGTAGGCTTGCTCGAAATGGAAGGATTCAGTTGGGTGGCATACTCAGCCACGGACATATATAAACAGTGAAAGAGAGTCATCAGCACGCAGCAAACGGAGTACCTGCTAATTGGCATCTTGCCAATGCATTTGCCAAGGCAAGTGCTTTTCAGAGCGTACTGAGAggcaagcgaagaaaggcgaacgcGCCGAGTCTGATTCGGCGCGGCCACAAAGCCTACACTTGCAGGGACAACCGGCTTTGCAAACCGACACAACGGTGTCGCAGCGACactttgtctccgttcgtACTGGAAAAAAAGCCAGCTATACCGCCGATCGAAGTTGGAGACAGCGCGCGGCCGCATAATATTGTTTTCCGCAAGAGACACAGCCAAATGTGAACGCAGTGTGTTTGTTTTAGTCTTACTGAAGAAAACTCGACTTCTGCTCGGGAAAAGCCAAAGATAGGGGAACTGGTGAGCCACACCGTCCGTGCGCGTCATGTTCAAATGAGGCAGGACCGCTCACCGGACACCGTCCTCACCCTCtcctgaagaagcagcacTCACCGAGCAACGACTCTACTCATTCCGTAGCGCTTTTGTGCCTCCACTGATCACACACCGTCATACCACAAGCTCACGCCGAATTAGGGGCCTGTATTGAGTGGTTGACAATCTGTTTTTACAGAGCAAGTATCCACTGCCCCAAGACAACATAGTTTGCTTCACCGAGCATTGTTGGCAATCTATGGAGCGTGCTAAATTGCAAAGAGCACCGTAGCACTGTGCCTGTAGCTCGATTTTCCTGTTGCGGTTCAAGCTGTTTGTATCGGCAGCGCGATCTGGACTACGTGGGTTTGGGATCCTAGAATATCAGTGTCTTTGTAAACCCAAACCGAGCAGTTCCTACGTGTGCCCTGATTGTTGGTCGTAGACAGCAGTTGTTGTGTGCAAGATCGCGAAGCAGACAGATGTTCGGGAGCCGGCTGAAGTGGGTCTGCTTCTTGGTCGCTGTGACGCGGATGTCTTCACAGCGTTTATCGAAGTGGGCGAGCGAGGCTCCTTCGTTCAGAGAGGCAAGCCGGAGCGACGATTTGCTATGGAGAGGAAAATaacagacaagaaagaaaTATGGGGAAGGAGAACGTACTTGAAACTCCCATTTGCGTTGGTCACTCATATAGTAAGAACCCGGCATGTTGAAGCACCAAGTGTGAACCCCGGCGTCGTCGTCCACCGTAATATGTGCCACTGACGCATTCAAATTCGTACGTTCCGTTAACGCAACGTTGTCCTCTCCTGGGGCGCCTGACGTATGACAAATACATTGATTGGTACGGGCTGCTACACCTGTGTAATGTTTGTAGGAAACTTGAGGACGAATTCAACAGAGCGTACGCCCTTGTCCAGCATTATTTGTGGTGGCTGGACGACGATAAGAGGCCAATCAGAAAGGTTAAGGGACGACTCTCCCCTGCTGCATGCTGCTGCAGAACTAAGGAATGTTTGTTGGCTCCGTGGTGACGGACAGTGGATGGAGAATGTCTTGATCGCTGCATCGCTGTCAATGTGCCCAATCTCATCTAGTCAGCCCTGGAAATTCCTAGCTCTGCCCGTCTATTGTGTTCACGATTGCATGTGCATCTGATGTGTGGCATTTCTGCTGGTCAGCCACAAAAGCTGCCAAAGTGGAAGTCGTCCTCTATAGCCGGCCGCTTCCGAAGAAAGTTGCATCCACGTTGTGGAAAGAACCACAGTGCCCAGCCACAGCCAGGACAACCCAACATTCGCACATCGTAATACAGCGGCTTGAACAGAATGGTGGTTGTAGCTTCTTTACTTAGAGGTACTGGGTTCATAATAGCGCGTGTTATGGGTCTGAATGGTGGTAAAAACAATCGACAAAAACCGCATCAAACAACGCAGGTACAAGCGAGTTTCCTCCCTAAAGATGCAGAGTGGTATTACACGTGTTTTATAGGGGAACAGACGAAAGCAGGCGGCGGAAGGGACGCATGTGCAACCTAAGAACACGACGGAATCACACCATCTCATCTGCACAGGTCCCCTATTAGTCACACGGGCATCCGGAATCAACATACATCGTACGGACAAAGCACCGAtggcagagaacgagacaagTCTAACGCGTTGTTGTCGTGCGGTGCAACGGTGACAAGCAAATGTTTAGCGCCAGGACTCCTAGCACTTTGTACGTAGCCTCAAGTCAGAAAGGCACAACTGTCTTCGATGAGTATGGAATCTGCATACAATGGGAAACAGACACCACATAGCCGGGGATACTGAAGGTTACTCTCTTTCGCTGGTTTTCTGTTTGGGCATAAGAATGATTTTAGTAACCCATCAACACCCGCCGGTGGCCGGCGCCTCTGATCAGCGCGATTCCAAGTATAGAGTGGATACTGTCACATGACATCGGAAGGAAAGTTCAATCGACATACATCTTCCTGCCAAACATGGCAGGTAAGCCACCCCAATGGAAGTACGGCTTTGTTACCCGATTTATGTGTACGATAATTCACCTAAGAAAACATTCTTCGTTGGATACGCTTCCAAATGTATATTTTTCctgcatacatgtatacattcATGTGCTTGTTCGTCCTTTATTTTGCGTACCCTGGAGAGACACGTTTGCACCCCGGATAAGCTGTCTCTTTCATCCTGCTCGTAGCCGCTTGCCTCAACCATGTTGACACGTGGAATAGAGGCGCCGTTCCGTGTAAACTTTCTCGTCGGCAAGCAACTGCAACAAACCAAAGTAGGCTCATAGTGTACACACTAAGGGCATTCTAGCAGGACACACCGTAGAGACGAGCCTTTTAGCACAACTCTCACGGCACGGTGTTTTCGTcatttcttccttcctttaTTCCACCCTCACACCATATGAGTGTCTCCAGTCTTGTGAGGGCAGCCCACCCACACGTAATCTCCTCCAAAGCACTTTACAGACCACAACACGCCACTACTTACAAACATATAAAAACTCCGTTGCTCCTGCCGGCATTCCACCATGTTGCATTGTTTACACTGCACCGCAGCAACAACAGAACTCTTTTCACCTGAATTCCATACTCGCTTCACTTGGAGATCCGAGTGTCCTTCCTGCGACAGTCTCCACGTTGCTACCAGACTGAATGCAAGCACTTGAAGCCGTCATCCGGCCATCCAGCCTGCAAACACCCTCAGCATAGAGGCAGGTTGCACTCTTTGGACAGTCGTACAAGCAAGCCTGTTTATACTTCGTTCCGCATCCCTCCCTCCGCCGAGTTCCGGAGGTTGCCACATCTTCCAATATCGAACTCTACTCGTCTATACGGACACACCACGGATAAGCAGACGAAATGACAACCGGAACGAGACTGAATCCGTCTCCCGCCAACGAACTCCTCTATGTGTTCCACGGGCTGTCACCAAAATAAGGTGAAACTCATGACTGGCGGCTCGTCCGGAAGAGAGTCACATCACACAGTTATTGCGCTTTTAAACTATGTAACAGAGATCAACCAGCTCCCATGCATCCATCTCCATTCGTTTGATCGTTTTCGTTACAAGTGACCTTTGACAGCCACGCGTATTGCTGCTTGAACATTTGCTTCGGCTGAAGCTGAGTAACAGTACCTGCCTGTGGAGTGCTGCTTCCACAATGATTCTTCGTACTAttttgtgtatgtgtgtgtgatGTCTCAACTGCATTGACCCctgcgaggcgagaggcacCGGCCGCCTGCATACATGAAGCCCTAGGTTCGGCAGTATTAAGGAACCGCTGCTTCCGATAATTAATGGCGCAATTTTCTACGTGTTCAACACCCGCTGGCGCCTGCTGACCAGCGAATTCAAACCAGTCCCACCAACCTTCGTAGAAAACACCCAGCGCCAAGACCAACATGTGTCCTTTGTGTGActcctcgcctccgcgcACGTGGTATAACCGACTCATGAACTACATATCTCCAAGACAACTTAGATCCAGAAATCTACCAACACAGCCAAACTCATCGAATTCTCTAAGTAGTCCGACAGCCATACACCTCAATACATACAAGCGTCCCTCAACCGTCCCACACTGGTGGGATTGAACGGTGTTCCCCTACTATATTGCTACGTAATGACCACTAAAACTACAGAAGGAAACCGCACAAAAATAAGTCCACCCCAGACCGTATAACCTACCTTCCTATAGAATCCCCCTGATACCTCAACACATTTTACAGCCTCTTCCCTTGGTCCCACTCTCGTACTGCCGACTAAACAGGAAAGATCTTCGTATTAtgacgcgtttctccacaATCCCGCCCACTCCCCTTCGTGGTAAACGGTGGAACTAAACCGTCACAAAGCATCCGGCACGGCATTGTCTCCGCCGTTCTTCTACTACGATGACTGATGACGAAAATGGTGGACCCCCCGGAACCGACGACTCCTCTTTACGCCCTCAGGCAACCGGTACGTTCGCTAAATATCGACCCACCCCTACCATCTACGCATTATAAAACTCGAACTGACTGACGCTGTTCTTTGAAAAGTGAACCTGGTAACGTCCGTCAGCTATGCACTGATGACACGCCTTAATCGTTTCTCTAGGTCGTAGATTCGCCGGCCAGCAGAAAGGGCACTGCTAACTTACTCATATAGTGACAGAACGATCACTGAATACAGGCACCGGGTCACTGcactctctcctgctctttgCAGGGCTACCTACTGGTTTCAGTGTTTTCAGAACTAAAAAGAACAATATATCACACGCGAGCAAAAGTAAAAGATGAATTCCACTATTGCTACAAGTTATCACTGCGCTACCGTCGTCGTGTAGCTGTACGTTGACCGCCTTCTCGTGAGGCATGTATGGCTTAGATTGATTCCCCGAAAGTGTACGATTCTATGACTGAGTATTGTTCTGCCAAACTGCATTCCTATACTAAAACAAGGAAAGCAAAGCGACAGAGATCTTGAGACTCAGACTCCGCCCTTCCtacacgagagagacagtcggGTCATCGCTCACGGCAAGAACTACCGTTCTACGCTTCCCCTAGGTTAGTTCTACACAGCGCAACTGATTCGTCACAAAATAATCAAGTACACCTATCTGCGTACGTTGGAGAAAGAACTGACATACTACTTCAAGAGAGAGCTTACGAGTACACCTATCTGGCACCCGGATAAGGTACTACACACCAGTTGACTACGAATTTTCTTCTGACTTCGATCGATACGACCAAGTTATTGTTACGAAACTCTTCCACAATGTATTCTACGTTGACAAGCTTTGACACATAGGCAGACCGCGTCCCTGAAACATGGGGTGCCGTTCGTAGCAGTGGAttgtctcgtcttcgcccCGTGGGCACTAGCAGCAATCCTATCTGTACTTCGCTGCGGAAATCACTAGTCTTTTAGTCGATAAGTGTCCTCCCAACAATTTTGAGTTATGGGTGTGAAAACGTGGGCAAAAAGAGGCCTTTCCTCATTGCCCCTGGTGCATTCCTGGCACTGACTTTGTAACTGCCGTGCACCTCTTCACCACTGAAGACTTGGACTTCCTCTACAGTATGTATTCTGTATACACGTCACTTGACTTGCCCGGCGATCTGCTACCCTGCGATTCTGAACGCTTCTTTACTCAGGTTCCCTTACATTCCCTAAACTGAAGCCCCTACGGCGCTCGCGTCCACCAGTTTTTACCATTTCGAGGCCAACGGGGCCCCAACACAGCTTCATTCTAGCTCCACAGCATATTCGCTTCTGCAAATTCTAAGATTGTAGCTGACGACTCCATGCAAGGTGTACAGACGCTCAGGCGCCGTGACTGCCAGGACGCGCCTTCGGGTTATCTCTCCCCATTTTCTCCaagtttcttccctctcttcgtgtctccggATCGCCACACTGGAAAGCAACTGTCGCGGGGCGCTAGACCACTAGCCGCTTCGCTCTGTGGTTAGTACGGGTGGACCCTCGACGCAGGAGGTCGTGCGTATCGGGCCTGTCTACTAGCTGCACTGCGAATGTCATACGGATCGACGACTGCGTCGCCAGCAGGCGTAGCCGCTCCGGCCGCTGCGTACTGACCATAAGATTCACCCGGGGCTTGCTCTGGTGCCACAGAGTGCGCCGGGTACACTTGCTGATACACAGCTCCAACAGAAGCCGGATGCAAAGAAGTCGGCGACGATGGCGACGCCATGTACGGGCCTGGCGCAGTGGCTGGAGGCAAACTGTATGCTGGCACCGTTGCCGCTACCGGAGTTGTAGCCACCGGCGGATAGTGTGCGACGGGAGCGGCTGCGTAAGGGTCTGAGGGAGGCACATACGGGCGCCCAGCGTAACCGTCATAGTCCGCTCGCGTCGCCGGCCGCAGGGTTGGGTAATGCCCTCGCCGCATGGGTCCTGAAGAACGAAGTCAAACACGGCAAAAAATCCCTTCTTCCAGAGCGTACACACCGCTGTCTAACGGCGGAAGCTGCTTCCGAGGGTCATGAACAGAAAGCCCGATAACTCAGACCTCACAGACTGCCCGTAAGGCCCCGACACCCCTTGAAAAGAATGAACGGCCTCGGAACGGGGTTCACTCGAAGAAGCCACTCGTCGCCGACTTTACCGTTCGTCTAGACTCCACCAAGAAGTAGCTTGCCCCTGGGAAACACGAATGCGATATCGCATACTCCTCAGTTCTAAACACCGCCGGAGCACTCGTCTTCTGTCCACACCTCGATGTTGTGTATACCGGAGACTCGCCATGTAAGGCCTTTTACATCCAGTGACGTCCCCCCGGCGTATATGACAAAGCTCATACGGCCATCCATGCAACCTTGTCCATAGTTTCTAgacatacacaaatatacagaGGTCGTCTCGGATGACTCGGAGCTCACCTGCACCGTATAGGTCAATCTCGGGGGGTGCACCGTAGAGGCCAGCGTGGGGTCTGTCGTAGCCGTtatcctctcttcctctcagtCTGTCTTCGCCGCGTCGCTCATCACTGAAAAATGCAGAATAAACCCATGAGCACGTCGGAGCTCTCTGAGACCGTTGCGTTAGCCCTCTGAACTGTACCTGAGCCCTGCTCCCAAGACGGAATGCCGATGAGAGGCTGCAAACCAGACGCCCTTCTTCAACGACAGGTTGCACCACCGCCCCCGTGAATCCAGTAATCCGGTACAGTGTCTGTACGTGCAGGCGATGACATACCCCGTCGTTTAACAGCATAGCGAAACTTCTGGAGACGAGccaaacgcagaagaaaacattCCCACACGGAGACCCCTCCCCCCCCAGCTTCGAAGAACTTACCCCAAAAGAGGCTTCGCTGTCGCAAACCTCGgctccgccttcttcacctcgaTGACGTGGCCATCGACGTCGTGCTTTCCGACGCAGTTCTGCGCACTGTGAGGAAACTGGAAGGTGACGAACCCGAAGCCCCGGCAACGGCCTGAccgcacacacacgcacaggGACCCGAATGAAAAAAACCGGATTTCCTTGCATACACGCGTGTGCGCCGAGAATCCGCCCCTGCTGGAGTCAAAAGGGAACTCCATCAGCAGGAGCGTATCGCCACCTCTTTGCACTGCAAGTTCCACTCCCCGCATCTCCGTGAGCAAAAGCGCTTCCCACCTTGTTTCACCAAACGTTTTCGCTACTTTCAGATAGAAGTCGTCATCTCTCTGCGTGATGCTCGTGGCTCTgagctcttctttgcctcagGTTCTCACCAGTGTTCTTGTCGTGCATGAGAGACACTTTCTTCACGCTGCCGAAACGCTCGGAGAGAAAGGCTGACAGCCGCTCTGAAGTGCACCCGCCAGCACGACCAGGTACGCACAGCGTCGCACACAAACACACGTACACGAGTGGATATACGCATTCCAATCTCTCACCTTGACGCGTACCCACGCATGTAGACAAGCGTAGACACAGAAGCCACGCTGTGCTTCATCCCACTGAGTGTGCCACTGAGTAGTAACACCGGAGCCCTTAACATCTGAGCATTCTTTAACGACGTCGACCTCAACGCTGGAACCTACGCAGTAGCTTCGACGCAACACAATGGACTACCACTACCCTCCACAGCCGCCGAAGGCCTCTTCTACGTCGGGACAGAACaccatatgtatatatgcatttatatatatatatatacatatatatatatatatatatatataatgttGGATGCAGTACACGTGTACACTACTGAACAAGAGTGGGGAACTGCAGTGAAGAGGTTCATCGTGGTGCTTGTTGTGCGTTCACCAACCTTCAGTGAGAGTCTCTGGGATTCCTCCGACGAAGACTTTGCTATGTTGATCGTCATCTGCGTTCTTGTTCACCATCTGGCCCTTTGGAACAGCATTCCTGACATCAACCTACAGAGACGCACGAATATCACGgcacagaaaacacagatAAAATCATCGCATATGCGTCCAGTGTCGGCATCTCTGCGGCCCATAAAATGCGTGGACCCACCTAGAAAGCCGCTCAGtgcaaagaaaaaactctGGCCTCAGTTCTACGGGCGCCACGCTTCGTCCACCCTGTTCTCGTGCTGCTTGTTCGTCCTTCCAGACATACCTCCTGGCCGTCTATCACATGCTTCTCCGCGCCCACGCAGCTGGTGACAGACGAAGCGTCGGCGAAAGTGACGAAACCGAAACCTCTGCTGTTTCCTGTGACTTTGTCGACCATGACCACGACGTCTTCCACCTGCATGAAAACGGACAGTTGCACACGGACGTGAGCCTCTCAGCCGCGACGCCTAAAAGCTCGCCGATGTGGCTTACGCTCAATGTCGTTAGGTACTGAAATCCTCCCCCACATTTATTAGCTCCTGTTCCAGCACCGTTTTCCTGGAACTTGTCGCCTCAGTGTCCCTTTGCATAGTGAAGACACAGCGTGTGCGACGAAAGGAGATTGCCACCGTTCAGTTGCTCGTTTGTTCTGCTGATCCCAGCTGCATCCAGGCAGAGAGCCACATGGTTTGTAAGTCCTTGTGTCACCCTTGACTCCTTACTCTATCTACGGTGACTGAGAGTCGCGCGCTAAATCCCGAATGTCAGTGCTTGTCAACGTCCCCCTCCAAGACTCGAGTGTCGCGTGCTCACCGCTCCGAACTGCTTCATGTATGCCGAAAGGGTTTCCGTCGTGGTTTGCTGATTCAAGTTCCCGACGAAAattttgttttcttcagacTGTGCGTTCGCCGCAGCATGCGACCCGCTGCGCAGGTCTCCGCGATCGCGGCCAGTGGCGGAAATCGGCGCGCGACTTGTTCGGCGAACGTCGCGagtcgcttcgcttcttcgatCAGCACGAGGGTCGACGCCAGGTTCCCAAGCTTCGACAGCTCCTCGAGGATACGCGCCAGGGTGTGCTGGAGCTCCGTACGGCGCGGGGCTGTACGGCACTGGAACGGCAGGAGTGCCGTACACTCCCAAGGGCGCAGCTACGGGAATGTGGTACATTGCGGCGAAATGGTGAGGTGAAAAGCGAATGGAGCTCCCGCTCAATCGTTAGTTCTGCGGCAAGAAAGCCGTATGAGAACCGCTGTGGTTAGGCACGGCGCGCCAGCTAAAGGGGGGGGCTCAGACACAGAGTGAACCGTGAGGCGACGAGTAAGCACAGAGTTCTGTAGATGGGAAAAAGTTTTGCGGTGGTGGGAACAGGAACTCGAAAACACCAGACGAGCAGGGCGCAAGTTGGGAGACGCGTGGTGGGGAGGAGCAGGAGCAAATAGTCGAACGATTTCAGGCTGTCTGTGGACCGCGAACTCTGGAAACAAACAGGAGTGAGGAACGGAACTTTTTCGGGGAAACCGAAGACGAATTcacgagacaggagacgcagaacggACGCTGTGCCAGAGCCAAGAGCCaggacgaaaagagaggcggGACGCACGCGCGAAAAGGTCGGCGCGCAACAGATAGGAATTCACGTGAAAGACAAGGACACCTCAACAGAAACACGCGTCACAAAAATTGTGGTAGTGTCTCCGCTACCTTTCAACGGA contains the following coding sequences:
- a CDS encoding hypothetical protein (encoded by transcript TGME49_310045~Signal peptide predicted by SignalP 2.0 HMM (probability 0.804) with cleavage site probability 0.330 at residue 15); translated protein: MSLLWFVAVACRRESLHGTAPLFHVSTWLRQAATSRMKETAYPGCKRVSPGKSSLRLASLNEGASLAHFDKRCEDIRVTATKKQTHFSRLPNICLLRDLAHNNCCLRPTIRAHVGTARFGFTKTLIF
- a CDS encoding RNA recognition motif-containing protein (encoded by transcript TGME49_310050), with translation MYHIPVAAPLGVYGTPAVPVPYSPAPYGAPAHPGAYPRGAVEAWEPGVDPRADRRSEATRDVRRTSRAPISATGRDRGDLRSGSHAAANAQSEENKIFVGNLNQQTTTETLSAYMKQFGAVEDVVVMVDKVTGNSRGFGFVTFADASSVTSCVGAEKHVIDGQEVDVRNAVPKGQMVNKNADDDQHSKVFVGGIPETLTEERLSAFLSERFGSVKKVSLMHDKNTGRCRGFGFVTFQFPHSAQNCVGKHDVDGHVIEVKKAEPRFATAKPLLGDERRGEDRLRGREDNGYDRPHAGLYGAPPEIDLYGAGPMRRGHYPTLRPATRADYDGYAGRPYVPPSDPYAAAPVAHYPPVATTPVAATVPAYSLPPATAPGPYMASPSSPTSLHPASVGAVYQQVYPAHSVAPEQAPGESYGQYAAAGAATPAGDAVVDPYDIRSAASRQARYARPPASRVHPY